The window aataatttcagttTTGATGCAAGATTTATGGAATAATTAAACATTGTTACTGATGATTGACTAAGGAAGGTGGGGATGTTTGTTTCAACTGACATTTGCCATATAGGCGCTGACCAATCAGATGGCCCCTCACACAGATATATTTGCTGTCTCAAGAATGTAACCCAGATCCTCTACTAGTGATCTACCATGGTGGTGATACAGATATTCTGTATTTAAGTTTGTGGCGGATGGACAGTAAGAGTATGGGGCCTTATATCCATGTATATGTAGAATAAAATTTAAATCTAGGCAATACCAATTTTTTGACCCGAAGCAGTTGGCGGAATTTCTGTTAAGCAGAGAGGAGGTAAATGTAGAAGTCTAGACTCACATGTAACACTGTAGGGCAACTTGAGGCAGCCGCTCGAGATGTAATTTGctcttttgatttaatttgtttggtGATTATGCTTATAGTTAAGTATTTTCAATTTTTCTAAATATTCTTGGACCATTACCTTAAATGCGTGATCGATAGCAGAATACACTTGTGGAACTGTTAGAATTTTGTAATTGGATTACTAatttgtgtattatcattcataaggatttattatgattgttaaaaagtataaataaagaatttaaaaaaaagagtatgGGGCCTTTACTAAGCCTCAAAGACACCTATGTGCACCACACATTCACCAGTTCGgagctaccgcccagctaccatgtggcccgtgtggtaatttcagtttttgtgCAGGTCCGTTATGCACGCCAGAaaaatatcatttattttcttGCGTGCGGCGAAATTGGGTAGTAAGTTTGACTTGACACGCATAGGCGATTACCGCAgggttaacgtgagagaccttgCTGCTaagccaatggctggcggtaaggtctcagacccaaaatggatgtgcggcaatttttaatctgccacaagtccatttttggctaaaattttacacaagacatttttttttgcaggcacactgaaaaatggatctgtgcctGCCCAAaaaccacgcctacactaccgaaggccaggaccatgtttactaagatgcgttataggtacctacatggttagcgcacacactaattgtaggtgcattaaaaatgctaacgcaccttagtaaacagggcttcaAATCTATTAGCAGAAATTTGGTATGCAATGTGTCAACCTCATAACATGCTACTGGTCTGGTTGAGCTTTGATTTGAATATACAACCTGCTGAAGGTTGTTGAAGAAATTCCCCCATCCCTTACTGAAGTTGGTGCTCCTGCCGTTCCTGATTCTAAGGATTgacgcctactactactactacttaacatttctagagcctaCTAAGGTAGATCTATAATGCAACTCTTCATACGTGCAGTCCCTGCCGATCCCATGACTTCTGCTAGAAGATGATCCAAACCAATACATTGCAGAGCACGAAGAAGTGAACAGATTATTGCTTGTCTTACCATAACATTTTAATAGTGAAACTCAAAAAACCGTGGAGAACAGGGATTTTCTACAGTCGGCTAAGAATTGTATTCATTGGAAAGACGGAGCTAGTATGATTGTTTTGAAATCTCTGAAATGTTCTCTGAAGTTCAAATCATTTGACGGTATAACAGTAAATATCTTCTAAGcacatgtttttttcttttctgaaaggGCTTTCTCTTGTTACTTATTCTTGTAAAATCTATTTTACATTGATTTTAAATCTTTCGCTGCTAAGTATCACATTCCTACATGTATTGATCCAATTTCTTAACCGCCTAGTCTACCCTCCATTCCCTTCTTCAGGGCAGCTTTAATGTCTTTGTTCCTTAGGCTGTAAATGATTGGGTTCAACATGGGTATCAGTGTATTATAAAACGTATCAAAGAGTTTGTCAAATGATCTTACACTCTTTGACATGGGTCTCATATACACAAAAAATACTGCCCCAGAGTAGATACTGACTACCGTGAGATGGGATGAGCAGGTAGAGAAGACCTTATACCTCCCCTTCATGGACTGGGTTTTTAATATGGAAGAAATGATCTGGCTGTAGGATGTAAGGATGAGGCCAAGGCACAACAAGGCCAAACCCAAGTCTAGGGTGTTCGTCAACAGTATAATGACAGAGGTATCACTGCATGAGAGTTTCAGAATTGTCTGGAAATCACAGAATAAATGGTTGATTACATTGTGCCCACAGAAAGAGATATAAGCAATGGACAAACAGTGTGGCAGGACATCCAAAAATCCAATAACCCAAGAAATGACAGACAGTAGGGCACAGAGCCTCTTGTTCATGATGACTGAGTAGCGCAAGGGATTGCAGATGGCCACATAACGGTCAAAGGCCATGGCAGTGAGTAAATAGAATTCTACCCCAGTGAAAGACATAAGCAAATAGAGTTGGGTCATGCACCCCAGGAAAGAAATGCCTTTGTTATTGATTAAGAAAATTGACAGCATTTTTGGGAGAGTGCAGGAAGTTAAACAGACATCCAAGATGCCTAGATTGcagaggaagaagtacatgggtgTGTGGAGGCGTGAATCAATGCACATTAGTGTCAAAATAGTGAGATTCCCCATTAAGGTGACCAGGTAGATACACAGAAACACCATGAAGAGCAGAATTTGAAGGTTTGGATAATCCGAGAACCCCAGGATGATAAACTCTGTGACCTGGGTTTGGTTGTCCCTCTGCATGTCCAATGTCCATGGTTTActgaaggaggaagaaaagaaacaaaacaagtaAATCATGAAACTATTAACATAAAACCAGAACAAAGAAGGGTAACTTTACAAGGTCAATGAGATGACAATCAATGCTTCAACAAGACACCTGGTATTCAGTTTATCTTTAATTCCACAGTTAACACAACTGTAATAACAAAATTACAATATTAGTTACTCAATATTAGTAATAATTATTACAATTTTTGCTACTGAATCTTCTTGCTTTCTACATTGAAAAGTGTTATGTGGCAAGAGGACTTTGGATTTGACGTCGATATTCCCGCTAAGCAGCTGCAAGATGTGAGGGAGTCTCTCCTCTGCTGTCCCCAGTGTGGAGCAGTGGTAGGGTATCTCGCTTTTAACTGTGAGGCCCAGGATAAATCACAGACTTTATTTTACAATGCTTCACCTTTTTCCAGTCACCACAGATATCCTTCTCTGATTTTACAGTTCTCCATTCTACTGTCCATTAAGAATATAATAGCCAAGAAGGAATTCTCTATATTGCTGAGCATTTCCATTGAAAGGATGTCAGATCTGGCAATAGATTATTTCATAGCCCATGTACCTGAGTCTGTAAAAATTAAGTTGTTTTTCTTCATTGGGCTTTACTTCCCCTTTCTCTGTTTGACCAACCTGTCTCTTTTTAGATGTGAATTTTTGGAAAACGCTAGGAGTATTTAATATTTAAGAAATCTGGAGGGaagttaaaaaaggaggaagacagGGTAAGGACCTGGAAAGAGATGACTGAAAAGTGTGAAACAAAAATTCTATCTACCTTCCAAAGGGGTCTAACTTGGAAATGATGGGAAGGACCCCCACTGAGGTGCTAAGATTCTTGGTTCCTTTTTTTAGGATGGGGGAGAATTTGAAGTCAGAAGGATGGCTTTTCTTATCCACATTAGCTCTTCAAGAAACATATCTACAAAacagtccactctgc is drawn from Microcaecilia unicolor chromosome 14, aMicUni1.1, whole genome shotgun sequence and contains these coding sequences:
- the LOC115457387 gene encoding olfactory receptor 1009-like, yielding MFWTSAFVPSLSPCCVNCGIKDKLNTRCLVEALIVISLTFKPWTLDMQRDNQTQVTEFIILGFSDYPNLQILLFMVFLCIYLVTLMGNLTILTLMCIDSRLHTPMYFFLCNLGILDVCLTSCTLPKMLSIFLINNKGISFLGCMTQLYLLMSFTGVEFYLLTAMAFDRYVAICNPLRYSVIMNKRLCALLSVISWVIGFLDVLPHCLSIAYISFCGHNVINHLFCDFQTILKLSCSDTSVIILLTNTLDLGLALLCLGLILTSYSQIISSILKTQSMKGRYKVFSTCSSHLTVVSIYSGAVFFVYMRPMSKSVRSFDKLFDTFYNTLIPMLNPIIYSLRNKDIKAALKKGMEGRLGG